A portion of the Thunnus maccoyii chromosome 20, fThuMac1.1, whole genome shotgun sequence genome contains these proteins:
- the mrpl27 gene encoding 39S ribosomal protein L27, mitochondrial, whose protein sequence is MATLASLMLKPRAGLLVPGQSSLLDSVRFASKKAGGSSKNLGGKSAGRRYGFKKQDGNFVHAGNILATQRLMRYHPGAHVGIGTNKTLFALEDGYVRFTKEVYVPAPRSPEATQVITKLPKGAVLYKTFINVMPVKQEGKFKLVDMV, encoded by the exons ATGGCAACGCTGGCGTCCTTGATGCTCAAGCCCAGAGCAG GGCTGTTGGTACCTGGTCAGTCGTCTCTCCTGGACTCTGTGAGGTTTGCATCTAAGAAGGCAGGTGGCAGCAGTAAGAACTTAGGAGGAAAGAGTGCTGGCCGGAGATATGGCTTCAAGAAACAGGATG GAAACTTTGTCCATGCTGGTAACATCCTTGCAACACAGAGGCTGATGAGGTATCACCCAGGAGCTCAT GTGGGGATTGGAACCAATAAGACGCTATTCGCTCTGGAGGACGGTTACGTCAGGTTCACCAAGGAGGTCTACGTCCCAGCACCACGCAGCCCGGAGGCCACCCAGGTCATCACCAAGCTGCCAAAAGGAGCTGTGCTCTACAAGACCTTCATCAACGTGATGCCAGTCAAACAGGAGGGGAAGTTTAAACTGGTGGACATGGTCTGA
- the LOC121887152 gene encoding uncharacterized protein LOC121887152 isoform X1 — protein sequence MSIPTPTARESPPMAPEPMTVIVASVACIVFCIMILMLVVVLYRKDPLCCRFKPHRTEHYTDNSPHYHSRHSLIGIAHNEHSATMNQGALGPQDNSPHYHSRHSLIGIAHNEHSATMNQGALGPQLPGRVFIIGMPNDYHLSGPLPRLPTYESVRKRDRQRHIHNMIAHRFGLSNCHDELPPTYEETLRQSLDISPADLQSLDVNLSVHTQDRSSQLSDGTYNPSQPSTPLQGFSSSY from the exons ATGTCTATTCCCACTCCGACTGCGAGAGAGAGTCCTCCAATGGCACCAGAGCCAATGACTGTCATTGTGGCTTCAG TGGCCTGTATAGTGTTTTGTATAATGATCCTAATGCTGGTGGTGGTGCTCTACAGAAAAGATCCTCTCTGCTGCAGATTCAAGCCTCACAGAACAGAACACTATACA GACAATTCTCCACACTATCACAGCAGGCACTCTTTGATTGGCATTGCCCATAATGAGCACAGTGCTACCATGAACCAAGGAGCTCTTGGACCACAG GACAATTCTCCACACTATCACAGCAGGCACTCTTTGATTGGCATTGCCCATAATGAGCACAGTGCTACCATGAACCAAGGAGCTCTTGGACCACAG CTTCCTGGAAGAGTGTTTATCATAGGGATGCCAAATGACTATCACTTGAGTGGGCCTCTGCCGCGGCTGCCTACCTACGAGAGCGTCCGTaagagggacagacagagacacatcCACAATATGATTGCACACCGTTTTGGCCTCAGTAACTGCCATGATGAG CTTCCACCAACGTATGAAGAAACCCTTCGGCAGTCCCTTGACATTTCACCCGCAGATCTGCAGTCTCTGGATGTTAACCTGTCAGTCCACACACAGGATCGTTCCTCACAACTCAGTGATGGCACATACAATCCCAGTCAACCATCCACACCACTCCAGGGGTTTTCCTCCTCTTACTGA
- the LOC121887152 gene encoding uncharacterized protein LOC121887152 isoform X3: MILMLVVVLYRKDPLCCRFKPHRTEHYTDNSPHYHSRHSLIGIAHNEHSATMNQGALGPQDNSPHYHSRHSLIGIAHNEHSATMNQGALGPQLPGRVFIIGMPNDYHLSGPLPRLPTYESVRKRDRQRHIHNMIAHRFGLSNCHDELPPTYEETLRQSLDISPADLQSLDVNLSVHTQDRSSQLSDGTYNPSQPSTPLQGFSSSY; encoded by the exons ATGATCCTAATGCTGGTGGTGGTGCTCTACAGAAAAGATCCTCTCTGCTGCAGATTCAAGCCTCACAGAACAGAACACTATACA GACAATTCTCCACACTATCACAGCAGGCACTCTTTGATTGGCATTGCCCATAATGAGCACAGTGCTACCATGAACCAAGGAGCTCTTGGACCACAG GACAATTCTCCACACTATCACAGCAGGCACTCTTTGATTGGCATTGCCCATAATGAGCACAGTGCTACCATGAACCAAGGAGCTCTTGGACCACAG CTTCCTGGAAGAGTGTTTATCATAGGGATGCCAAATGACTATCACTTGAGTGGGCCTCTGCCGCGGCTGCCTACCTACGAGAGCGTCCGTaagagggacagacagagacacatcCACAATATGATTGCACACCGTTTTGGCCTCAGTAACTGCCATGATGAG CTTCCACCAACGTATGAAGAAACCCTTCGGCAGTCCCTTGACATTTCACCCGCAGATCTGCAGTCTCTGGATGTTAACCTGTCAGTCCACACACAGGATCGTTCCTCACAACTCAGTGATGGCACATACAATCCCAGTCAACCATCCACACCACTCCAGGGGTTTTCCTCCTCTTACTGA
- the LOC121886389 gene encoding ras-related protein Rab-37-like, with translation MERMESMEPISVYYTTDYPEIHPDSAYGSTETTDCQAKTPPVPVYDEELVHKTILVGDSGVGKTSLLVQFDQGKFIPGSFSATVGIGFTNKVVTVDDVKVKLQIWDTAGQERFRSVTHAYYRDAHALLLLYDITSKSSFDNITAWLTEIHEYAQSDVVIMLLGNKADMSSDRAIKRDEGERLAREYSVPFMETSAKTGVNVELAFTAVAKELKHRAVQHPNEPKFQIHEYIEAKKEKSGCCSYF, from the exons ATGGAGCGGATGGAGTCGATGGAGCCGATCTCGGTTTACTACACCACGGATTACCCGGAGATCCATCCTGATAGCGCCTACGGATCAACAGAGACTACCGACTGCCAAGCAAAGACTCCCCCCGTTCCGGTATATGACGAAGAGTTAGTGCACAAG ACAATCCTGGTTGGGGACAGTGGCGTGGGAAAGACATCTCTGTTGGTGCAGTTCGATCAGGGAAAGTTCATCCCCGGCTCCTTCTCTGCCACAGTGGGCATTGGATTCACg AATAAAGTCGTGACTGTTGACGATGTAAAAGTCAAACTACAG ATATGGGACACAGCGGGACAAGAAAGGTTCAGAAGTGTGACACATGCATATTACAGAGATGCACACG CCTTGCTCCTCCTATACGACATCACCAGTAAATCATCCTTTGATAACATCACG GCATGGTTAACGGAGATCCATGAGTATGCACAGAGCGATGTAGTCATCATGTTGCTGGGCAACAAG GCTGACATGAGCAGTGACAGAGCGATCaagagagatgaaggagagagGCTTGCCAGA GAGTATTCAGTTCCCTTCATGGAGACGAGTGCCAAGACAGGAGTCAATGTAGAGCTGGCCTTCACTGCTGTGGCCAA GGAACTGAAGCACCGGGCCGTCCAACACCCCAATGAACCCAAGTTCCAGATTCATGAATACATTGAAGCAAAGAAAGAGAAGTCAGGCTGCTGTAGCTACTTCTAG
- the LOC121887152 gene encoding uncharacterized protein LOC121887152 isoform X2 has product MSIPTPTARESPPMAPEPMTVIVASVACIVFCIMILMLVVVLYRKDPLCCRFKPHRTEHYTDNSPHYHSRHSLIGIAHNEHSATMNQGALGPQLPGRVFIIGMPNDYHLSGPLPRLPTYESVRKRDRQRHIHNMIAHRFGLSNCHDELPPTYEETLRQSLDISPADLQSLDVNLSVHTQDRSSQLSDGTYNPSQPSTPLQGFSSSY; this is encoded by the exons ATGTCTATTCCCACTCCGACTGCGAGAGAGAGTCCTCCAATGGCACCAGAGCCAATGACTGTCATTGTGGCTTCAG TGGCCTGTATAGTGTTTTGTATAATGATCCTAATGCTGGTGGTGGTGCTCTACAGAAAAGATCCTCTCTGCTGCAGATTCAAGCCTCACAGAACAGAACACTATACA GACAATTCTCCACACTATCACAGCAGGCACTCTTTGATTGGCATTGCCCATAATGAGCACAGTGCTACCATGAACCAAGGAGCTCTTGGACCACAG CTTCCTGGAAGAGTGTTTATCATAGGGATGCCAAATGACTATCACTTGAGTGGGCCTCTGCCGCGGCTGCCTACCTACGAGAGCGTCCGTaagagggacagacagagacacatcCACAATATGATTGCACACCGTTTTGGCCTCAGTAACTGCCATGATGAG CTTCCACCAACGTATGAAGAAACCCTTCGGCAGTCCCTTGACATTTCACCCGCAGATCTGCAGTCTCTGGATGTTAACCTGTCAGTCCACACACAGGATCGTTCCTCACAACTCAGTGATGGCACATACAATCCCAGTCAACCATCCACACCACTCCAGGGGTTTTCCTCCTCTTACTGA